ATCACCCCAAGGTGCTCGTGGGAGAGGACCGTGGTCCCACTCCCGCCGAGTTCCTGCTCGGTGGCCTCGCGGCCTGCATCACCTCGGGCATTGGCAACATCGCCGCCGCCCGCGGAGTCAAGCTTCAGGAAGTCGAGTCCACCGTCGAAGGAGACATCAACCTCCTCGGCATTCTCGGTCTGTCGGACGAGGTCCGGAACGGTTACGAGAAGATTCGTGTGAGCTTCAAAATCAAAGGCGACGCTCCACCGGAGAAGCTCCGCGAGATCGTCGAGCAGTCGAAGGCGCGCTCCGCCGTTTACGACGTGCTCACGAACGGTGTCCCGGTCGAGGTCAACGTGGAGGCTTGAGTCGTCGACCTGACGGCGGATCGCCGGGGAGACCGGCGACCCGCCGACCGGGTTGGTGAGATCGGGAGAAATGTCATGAGGAGAACCGACACGATCATCATTGGCGGGGGGCAAGCCGGCCTCGCGATGAGCCGGTGTCTGACGGACCGCTCGATCGATCATGTGATCCTGGAACGAGGTCGCATCGCCCAAAGATGGCGGAGCGAACGGTGGGATTCGCTCCGGCTCCTCACTCCGAGCTGGCAGAGCCGCCT
This sequence is a window from Vicinamibacteria bacterium. Protein-coding genes within it:
- a CDS encoding OsmC family protein; the protein is MGSTVEAKKERKPLNGVDTPTLFATVNAVKQQPELAKFQFRATGHWVSGTHTKTRFETFSGAGGEQKHETTFEFGADHPKVLVGEDRGPTPAEFLLGGLAACITSGIGNIAAARGVKLQEVESTVEGDINLLGILGLSDEVRNGYEKIRVSFKIKGDAPPEKLREIVEQSKARSAVYDVLTNGVPVEVNVEA
- a CDS encoding NAD(P)-binding domain-containing protein, whose protein sequence is MRRTDTIIIGGGQAGLAMSRCLTDRSIDHVILERGRIAQRWRSERWDSLRLLTPSWQSRL